The DNA region TGTTTTACCATCTGGTGTTTTGTATTTTACTGATATTTTATTACGCATATCATCTATTGGAACATCTATTTCTTGAGATTCTACTGTCGCTGTATTAGCAACTTTATATTTCTTATATTTCTTTCCATCTATATACACAGTAAACTCTGAAACATTTGAATAATAAACATTTAAACGGTCATTTACAACGTTTAAGTACACACTAGTATTACTTGTCGGTTCTAAATAAAGCGTGACCCAATACTCTGTGCCATCAGTTAACAACAGTGTTGGAATATCTGGATTTTTACTTGCCGGGTCATGTGGGACATTACTTTTAGTAACTACTGATCCGACGTATTGATACAAGCTTGGTACCGTAGGTTTTGTTAGCAAGAAATTATAACCTGTTTTCTTGGTTACTTCCACGTCAGAATAGGACACATCACCCACCCCTGAATTAATGCTTAGATTTGTTTTACTTGCTACATCAGAAGTACTTTGATCTTTAGTATTCCACGCAACTAACCTTCCGCTATTCGGTAACGAAATAGTATTATCTGCAGATAAAATCACTTGTCGCAAGTGCATAAAATAGGTGTTTGATCGATAAACAAAAGTCACCTCTTGAACTGTCCGACTCATCACCCCACTAGGATTCCCAACCGTTTTAATATACTCAAAACCATCAATTTCAATTGGCTTCACATGATATGGTTCCCCAACTTCATCTTCAACTATCAAATCGTCAGCAATTTTCTTACCATTTACGTCTTCATAGTGAACCTCTACTTCTCCAATCTCTTTAGCATAAACAAAAATAACATGTTTATCACCATCCATTTTACCAGAAACCGGATCAGAATTTTCAGCTACCCTAAAATAATGATAATCAGGATTTCCCAAATCTAGCGGCTTTTCATCATAGTAATCAGTATCATTTAAAACGAGGTTCTTACTTGGAGCTAACGTACGCCCTTTTGTATCGATATAATCCACTTGTAACTTACGCTCATAAAACTGTTCCTTTACAAGAATATCTAAGGTCATTTCACCAATCTCACCTTGTTTGACAAAAATTGGATCCCATCCTAAAACGAAAACTGGGTGATTTAACGGGTAATTATACCCTTTTTGATCCGTTTTATCCCAGTTAGCAAGTGGCTCTTCAACGGATAGCGCTTTCCCATACAATGCCCTCATAGCGTTATGTATCCCGTCCCAATGGCCAATCCCATTCACTCTACTTCCCAGATTACCAAGCTTTCTCATCGTGGGACCGTTCTTATCACCATAATTTTTTTTCCCCATATAAAATAAAACCTGAGCATCTAACTTATCTACCGGTGTTTTCTTTTGGTTGAAATAAATACCATCTTCCCCATTAGAATACATTTTACTAGCTTTGTGTGCCCCACCAACATCCATATGAGAAGAATAAGTATTCACAAAATATTTATCCTTTTTACTTTCATTTCCAAATGATAAATCCATAGAAATTTTATTATTATTATTTTCATTATAATAATAATGAATCCGAATTGGCATCCAAGATTTATCCGTTCGTTCTGCCCAACCATACGCAACTATATCATTCTTTTTCACATACTGTTTCACAATATACGTATCTTGTTCGGTCGCTGTTCCAGACCCCCCGAGTTTATTTGAAGCCGCAACTGGTCCGTTCTCTTTTAACAATTCTCCGATATCATAGGATGCCGTCAGACCACCATTTGGCGTTTGCCCTTGATCATAAGTATAATTAAAAACCGCTATTTTACTTTTACCACTCTTAGAAACACCGATAATATTTCCACCTAGTAAAGGTAATTTTTTTTTATTACCTAGAGGTGCATACATAACTCCTTTTGTTTCAAAATCACCTTTGTCTTTCAAAAAAAAACTCTTCATAGTCGTTTTCCCAAAAAACAAATAATAATTCCGATCTTGCGGACCCCAAAAATCTCCTTCTAACTTCACAGGTGTATTTACATTAACTTCTTTATAACTACTCAGATCTAGCCCATCTTTTTTATTAAACTTTTCCCAATCATAACTACTAGGGGCCGCTCTGCTACCAGATTCCCCATTATAAAATTTGGCAAAAGTTAGCGTTCCTACACCTAAAAAACACGCTAGAACAAGTACTTTAGATAATAGTTTTATTTTCATCAACCAAATACTCCTTTCCATTAGTTTACTTTTCATCCGCTACTGGTTTTCCCGTTTCATAATGAGATAAATAATACATTTCAGCAACAACTGTTGCCGAATACGTTGAGTCTGAGTCTTCTGTCGAACTTGCACGATACGTGATATCTACTATTTTCATAAAACGCTTGCCCTGTTCCAATTGATCCACAAAAGAAATAATGTCTTTAGCACTATCCCCTATAATGTCGAAACCGACTTTACTTTTCTGCAATTGTTTTTCTGCATTAGGTTCTTGCGGATATAATAACTCGTGTTCAAATTGAATTTTTTGCACTGAGATATCCAAGCTCTTATCTATATTTTCCAAATCTTTGAAGTACGCTTCAAGCTGAACCCCATTTGTGATGACCGGGGCTACTTTTATGACTTCAGAATTTAATAAGTCCGGATTTTCTTTTAGTTTGTCCAACTCCGCCTCTACCAATTGAATTTCCTCATTTGTTTTTTTCAATTCTGTAGCTTTATGTTGAATTTGTGTACTTTTAGGAGCAATCATCAGAAACCAACTTGCAATTATTAAAACTACTAAGACGATTCCCGCCACTCCCGCAGCAACTAAATGTTTTTTTGTGAAAATAACTTTATTCATTATTTAGTTGCCTCCTTATCACTCTGTCCAACATTATTTTTCACTCGAATAATGAACTCAGACGTCACATTACCATCCTTGGCGTCCACACCAACGGGCTGAACATCGTACACCCACGAAAGTTTTTCCGTTTTCGCTTTAAATTTCGGCATATTTTTATATAGGTCTCCTTCAACACTAATTGTAATTGGTGATAGTAATGCATCCCCATTTTCACCATTAATAGGATTTTCGGTTTCCTCAGTGCTTGGTGCCGTTATTTGATAACTTATAATCTTTAATTTTAAATCATTGGCTGTTTTTTCAAAATTAGCCATCATTGGTGTTATCAATTGTTTTTCTTGCTTAAATCCCTCTAAAAATTCTTGAATATCAATCGCTTGGCTTTGTTTTAACTCATCTACCGTTTTATTCATTGTTACTTTTTCAGTCAACCTTTGTTGCGCTTCGCGATTTAATTTTCCTAGTTGCGTATTAAAGTATAAAAAGAACAACATAAATAACAGCACAATAACAATTGAAATAGCACTGACGGATAAAATGATGACATCAGTAGCCCTATTTTTTATAAACTTTGCTGGTAATAAATTAATTTTCAAACTAGTGCACCTCCTTTAAGGCTAAGCTAGCTGCTAGCAAGAAACGGTAAGGCACTATATTCAAATCTTCTGCAACCGACGGCTCTTCTAAAACACTAGTTGGAATGACATTTGTCATTTCCATAATTTCTAAGACATCCGTCTTCAATCGTGGGTGTCCTCCTACTAGATAAATCCGTTCCACCGTACTTCCTACCGAAATATCGTTCTCAAAATACGCTATAAGATTCTTTAATGTTTCCCCAAGTTTTTTCAAAGCGATTCCTTCACTTCGATATTCTGGTATAACTTGACCTTTCTCTTCTCTGTAGCGCCAATTCCCTCGGTTATAAGCTTCATTTTGGACATAGACTGGCGCCATCTTTTCAAAAATCGTAATTGTCGCTTCACCAGAATCAATTTCTACTAAAACAAAAGTTTGACCCCAGTTAATTCGTTTTTTAAAAATTTGAGTATAGGCTAACGCGCTAAAATCAACTCCCACTAGATTACCTCCAACTTTTTGAAAGGTATCTCCTAACTCAATTAATAACGGTTCGGATGTGATAATAATGGGCACCTTGCCATTTACTGCAAAACGATTCCGTTTCATAGTCTTTACCTTTACGTCATCTCTAAGACCATCCGCTTTAGATAACCCCAATTTCCTTTTTTTCACCCTCTTTGATTTTGCTACTTTAGGTCTTTCTAATACCAACAAATCAAAGATTGGATCCTCGAAAGGTAAAGAAATTGATTGTCCTAATTCAAAAAATAAGAACTCTCTGATTTCTTCTTCTGACGTCATATCTTGCAATGGAATTTGTCGAATTAATAATTTTGAATTTAACGTTGCGATTACTAATTGTGGGTTTTTAACCTTAACTTCACTAAATATTTCATCTAATAGATCGCTTAATTCTTCTTTATTTTTTAAGCCATTTTCCTTAAAAAAACTACCTTTCCCTAATTTTTCACCATACAGCCAATACCCCTTTTTGTACATACAGTACCTAATGACATTTTTCTGGATATCAATTCCTATGACTTCGCTTTTCTTACCAAACATTTCTTTTCCCCTTTTCATCGAGATATTAATTAAACAACTGTATCAGCGTTGCTATTTGTCCTGATGTAAACAAATAAACCAAATATGAACCTATTGCTATTGAAGGTCCAAAAGGAATTGTTTTTTGTTTCTTCCCTTTAAAAATAAATATAATAATATAACCAATAATTGCAATGACTGATGATACAAATAAAGAAATCAACACACCTATTGGACCAATAAAAATCCCAACAACAGCGAATAATTTAATATCTCCGCCTCCAATTGAATCTTCTTTTGACAACCCTAATAAAAATAATGGTAAAAAGCCTGCGATAAAGCCTGCTAATGGATACCACCAAAAATCATTTTGTGGAATGATTGCTCGTTCGACGATTGCCATAATAAAAAAAGAAAGTAACACTTTATTTGGAATAATCCGGTAGTAAGCATCTGAAATGCTGACTGTAAATAACAAACAAATGAGTGTAAAACTCACTAATGTTTCAGGTGTTAGTTTTAAGAAAAAAGCACTACTTACAAATAAAACACCAATAAGAACTTCTAAGATGGGGTTAAATACCCCAATCTCAGAAGTGCATTTATGGCATTTCCCTTTTAGAAACAGATAAGATACCACTGGAAAAACATGCCATAAACTAAGTTCTTGGTCACATTTTTCGCAATGAGATTTCCCCATTAACGTTTCTTTTTTTGGAATTCGATATCCCACGACCATGAAAAATGACCCTAGACACATTCCTAATATAAAAATATAGCTAAATATAAATATTAGGCTAATATTATTTTGAACGACATTCATGTAAAAACTCCTTCTGGATTTGGGATACGAGGTTAATCGTAATTTTTTGTAACCTTACTATGGTGTAGTTTTAGTACCAAATAGTATTTTTCTATCTAAGGATAAGATTTGATCATTTGAATACTTAGTTAGAGCCTTACTGTCCTTACTACCTGCTTTTAATGATTTTTCTGGAACTGTAATTTTCACAACACCATCACCATCAATCTCAAAGAGAACAGCCTCTGGTTTGTTCCATGTAGTCGTTGGCACTTCTAAATACCCACCATCAATAACATCTTTTAAGGCAAAACTTTTCATATCATTTGTAGAATTTGTAGATTGGTATAACTTACCAGCATTCATCGCTTGTTGAACATTTGCAACACCAGCATCTTCTTTTGAATTTTGAATTACTTGACCAATGGCAGTTACACCAATCGCCGCAATGATTGCTAAGATAACTACTGTTGCTAACAACTCAACTAAAGTCATCCCACGTTCGTCTTTTAATAATCGACTCATTTTATTTTCTTCCTTTAATACTAAAACGTTTGTCATTCTTGTTGCCCCCAATATTTTTTCTTTTTTTATATTAAAACTAGAAGTCTAGATTTCTAGTTTAATAACCCTTTTAGGCTCCTCAGAGCGGTAATTCTTTTTATGAACCCAAGATTCGATTCTTGAGCACGCTATCTTATTCTTTCAACTAAGGTCCCCAAAGCTGTTCGCGACTCAGTTTATAAATCTGATTCGTGGATAGCTTTTCAAATGGCAAACTTCTTTTCATGCCAGCCTTTAACTGTTTGCCTACCTCGTCGGTCATCAATAAACTTCCGTTTTTACGCCAAATAAAATAGACTTTGTCAGGCCGTTCCCACGTAGTTATCGGAACTTCTAAATACCCTGCTTCTATGACTTCTTTAAGAGTGAAGCTTGATTGATTCTTATCCGTGTCACGAACTTTTGTAATTGTTTGAAAAATTAAAGCCGCATTCATCGCTTGTTGAACATTTGAAATTCCGACATCTTCCTTATTATGTTGAATAACTTTACCAATGGTCGTCACACCTATTCCTGCAATAATTGTTAATACGACTAGTGTTCCCAGTAACTCCATCAATGTAAGACCTGTTTCATCAGCAATTAGCTTTTTGATACTACAACTTTCATTTTCCTCAACAATCACTGTTATGTCTCCTGACCTTTTAAAATCTACCCTTGAATCGTTGTATACATTGCAAACATTGGCAACATGATTGCTGCCACAATAAAACCAACGATACAAGCAATGACAACCATAACAATTGGTTCTAAAATAGTTTTAATACGTTTACTATTTTCATCGACTTCTTTTTCAAAAATGATACTCAATCGATACAGCATGTCATCTAACGAACCCGTTCGTTCTCCAATTTCTACCATTTGTGATAACGTTAGTGGCACAACGGGATTATCTGTGAATACATGGCTTAACTTACCCCCATTTTCAACTTCCATTTCACACTGAGTAATAAGCTCACGAATACAAGTATTACTTACTGCATCTTTCGACATTTTTAAAGCATTCCCCATAGGAACCGAACTGGAAAGTAAGGTTGATAAAGTCGTCATCAACATAGCAAAATTGCTTTTGGCAATAAAATCACCAAATACTGGTAGCCGTAATTTCAATGTATCCAATTTCAAAACAAATTTCGGCTCTTTTTTAGCTAAAGTAAAGCCCATAATGGCAACAGCAATTAGAATGGCAATATAAATACCTTTAGTTGTTAAAAAGTCACTCATAGCCATTGTAATTTTTGTGATTGCTGGTAACTCCGCATCAAAACTTTCAAATAATGCCACAAACATCGGAACGATTTTCACCATTAAGAATACTGCTACACCTATCGCAGCAATAAACATCATGAACGGGTAGATCATTGCGGTGATCATATTACTTTTGTTTTCTTGACTTTTTTCGAAGTAATTAGATAATTGTGCCAAACTACTCTCGAGTGATCCTGAAACCTCCGCTACAGAAATAACACTGACCAATAGAGGCGGAAAAGCATTTGGGTGTTTCCGATAACAAGCCGATAAAGTTTCTCCATTTTCTAAATCTTTTCTTATTTCTTCTAATATTTGATGAAATAATTTATGTTTAACTTGTTTTTCCAACATAATAGAAGCATCTAAAACCGTAATCCCTGCATTGATTAAAGTAGACATTTGTCGTAAATAGGGCGAAACGATTTTCATGCTAACTTTGTTAAATAACTTTATCTCTTTGTTAACTAGTGTTTCTTCTTGTTCTATAATTGTTCGAATTCTAATTTTACTGTCACGAACTTTTTGGCGTGCTTCCGCCAAGGAATTCCCTCGAACATTACCTTTTACTATCTCTCCTGTTGGTTTCAATCCTTCATACGTATATAAAGCCATTAAAGTTCACTACCTTCTTCTAAGTAACTTTCTGCAACATCGGAATCAACACGCCCCGCACTTATTAATTGAATAATTTTAGCTTGCATCGTATGCATCCCCTCATTTTTACCCATTTGAATCATATTACTAATTTGATGAGTTTTACCTGATCGGATGATATGAGCAATTCCTTTGTTATTCACTAACATTTCAGTGGCTGCAATTCGTCCATTTCCATCTGGAGTCGGTAATAATCGTTGAGATAAAACTCCTAGTAAAGCTCCTGCTAGTTGTGAGCGCACCTGTGGTTGTTGAATAGCCGGGAAAACGTCGACAATTCTTTCAATGGTTGCTGGTGCACTTGAAGTGTGCAACGTTCCTAAAACTAAATGTCCTGTTTCAGCAGCAGTCAACGCTATTGAAATAGTTTCAAAATCACGCATTTCGCCCACCAAAATCACATCTGGATCTTGTCTCAGCGCTGCTCGCAGTGCATTACCAAACGAATCCGTATCACGACCAATTTCTCTTTGAGAGATAATAGATTTTTTGTGGTTATGAACGTACTCAATAGGATCTTCCAATGTTAAAATGTGAGTGTTTTTTGTATCATTTAAATAATCTAACATGGCCGCCAATGTCGTTGATTTACCTGACCCCGTAGGCCCCGTTACTAAAAATAATCCCTGCGATTTGTGGATTAAATCTTTTAAAATATCCGGCATTCCCAACGATGTTAAATTGGGAATTTTAATCGGGATTCTACGAAACGCAATTGAGGTTGTATCTTTTTGACGAAATATATTAATCCTGAAGCGAGCCGCTCCTTTTAATTCATAGGCTAAATCAATTTCACCATCAGCCAAAAAAGTGGCCCATTGTTCATCGTTACAGACTAACCTAGCCATTTTAGTAATCATTTCCGAATAAAGAACAGGAGTCCCTTGGATAGGAACCAACTCACCATTTAAGCGAAAAATTGGCTCTATCCCTTCAACAAGATGCAAATCGGAAACTTCTTTCGAAACAGTTAAAGCCAGCCACTCATCTAAAGTAGCTTTGGGATCTTCAATCTGTTTTATTACCGTTTCAGCTATACTTTTACCTTGTAAATTCCCATTTATTTCATCAGCAATCTCATACAAATTATTAAAGTTTAAATCCAGACTAGATTCCAACTCTAAATCAAACTCACTTTCTAAATAAGAATCCTTTCGATCCATTCAATTAACTCCTTTATATTATGATTCTGTTGCGACAACTTTCATTATCTCCTCAACTGTTGTATAACCAGCAATAACTTTTTCAAGACCATCATTTACTAAAAAGCGCATCCCATGTTCTTTTAAATAGTCAACTAACTCTTCACTAGTCACTTGAGACGTGATCATTTTTCTAATTTCAGTTGTTACAACTAATAATTCTTGAATAGCCATACGGCCTTGATACCCGCTATATCTGCATTTAGAACACCCTGTACCTTTATACATGACCGTTGGAAACACATTATATTTACTTAAAAAAGTCGCATCTTCACTAGTAACTGGTACCTCCGCTTTACAGTTGGAACAAATCGTCTTAACTAAGCGTTGTGATAAAACTCCACCTAATGAATTGGCTACCAAGAACGGGTCTACACCCATGTCAATTAGTCGGTTAACCGTACTTGCCGCATCGTTTGTATGAATTGTTGATAAAACTAAATGTCCCGTCATTGATGCTCTAATAGCAATTTCAGCTGTTTCACCATCACGAATTTCTCCTAACATTACGATGTTTGGATCCTGCCTTAAAATAGAACGAAGTCCGCTAGCGAAACTCAAGCCGATATCACTGTTAACAGCTACTTGATTAATTCCTTCCAATTGATATTCAACCGGATCTTCAACTGTAATAATATTGACGTTAGGTTTGTTTAATTCATTCAATGCTGCATAAAGTGTTGATGATTTACCCGAACCTGTTGGTCCAGTAACGAGAATAATGCCATGTGGTTGCCGCAATAACTGACGTAACTCTAATAATGTTTGTTGTTCAAATTTAAAATCTCCCAATTCTCTTATCCCAACAGACCTGTCCATAATCCGAATAACAATTTTTTCGCCATGAATTGTTGGTAACACTGAGACCCTTAAATCGACTACTTTGCTGCCATTTTTGAACACAGCTCGTCCATCTTGCGGAGCTCGCGTCTCCGTTATATCTAATGAAGAAATAATTTTCAATCGAGAAATAACTGGTGCTTGAACACTTTTTGGCAGACGTTTTAACTCTTGTAATTCACCATCTAATCGAACTCGAACTGTCATATACTTATCTTGTGAATCAAAGTGGATATCGCTTGCTTTTCGGTCAATCGCATCTCGTAATAAACTATTAACTAACTTAATAATTGGTGAATCATCGCTGTCATGATTTTCCTCTGTCTCATCATAATAAGGTAACGATTCAGCCTCTACACTAAAGCCGTCTAAACTAATATCTGATGGGTAATCCCTAACAATTAATTGCTGGATATCACTTTCGCTCGCTCCGAGAGGTTTTATCTGCATACCAGTTTTTAACCGTAAATCATTTAACGCTGAATAATTCATTGTGTTCCCAATCGCAATAGTTAAACTATTATTTACATAATCTACTTCCAAAGGAATTAAACTATGTTCTTTTGCAAAAGATTTAGGCACTAGATTCAATAGTTCTTTATCTATTGAATGATTAAACAAATCAATTGACGTATTTGTTAATCCATCGTTATCAAAACTTGTTGAGCGATCGTAATTCTCTGCATATTGATTGTCTTCCATGGACCATACCCCTTTACTTAATAATCGACATCCATTACATATGAAAATGTCCTAGAAATTAATTGTGAAGATTCTACTCCACCTGAATTAATCGGTTTTACAATCGTCACTTCCCCATTCTTAGCTTCGTCTTCTTTAGAAACGATTGCGACCGGAATCGCCTGTCTCTTTAATTCACTCTTTAAATTTTCTGCATCCGTTTGGTTATATGCATTCAAAATAACTTTCCCATTTAAAGTTTTTTTACTCACACTATTAAATAAAAAAGTGTCGTCAAAAAAAAGTAAATCCGGCAATAATTTCATTGAAAATTGAGCATCTTTTTCTATATCTAAATTGAAGGGTTCTACACCTGTATATCCCAATTCAAGAGTCGCTCGGTCCTTCAAGATAATCCCATTCCAATCTTCACTATCACCATAATATTTAGAGTTGTCCTTCGAATTTTTTTTAGGTGTATCTCGACGATTTGTTTTTGGCGCGTCTATAAAGCTCTTGCCTGCCACAACCATTTTTGTATTTTTACCGTCTAATATAAATTTCGAAGGCGCATACGGAGTAGTAACACTCTTACTTTCATCAAAATATGATATATTTTGTCTTTCACTTTGACGATTAATCATGGCACTTGTTAATAAAAAATTACCGGCAACATCAATTTTTCTTTCTGCATCGGAACTTGCCATAAGGTTATTTCCTAAGTCAAATGACCCAGCTTCAAAATTAGAGCTAGCAATTACTAATGACCCTTTTTGATATTCTGACCAATAATTATCCACCGGATTTTTTTTAATGGGATTACTTTTATACCCATTTAAATTATTAGCCTTCATACCAGTCGAGCCACTGAGCGATAATTGTCCCTCGCCAAATAAAAATCCACCTGGTTTTTTATTATTTTTCTTTGTGTTATTTACCAGCATTCCCATAGCATCCGTACTCACCTTGTTTAAAGCTAAGTAGCCACTGGCATCTGAAAGGTCAACAAATATTCCTCTGCCTGCTTTGATGGACAAATCACTGATTGAATTCTCTTGATTCTGCTTACTTCTCAAACCTAAGGTTCCATTAACTAATAAGTTTTGAGAGTTAGTCGACTTCCCTTGCAACTTAACGCCATTTTCTAATAACAATGATCCTTGCAAAGATAAATCGGCTACCGGTTTACCAGTTCTGGAAAAATCTAAAAACTTACCATCTGTTGTGTCAAAATATCCCTGAGCATCTTTCCCTGTTTCATAACTCGCATTATCATTATATTCAGTGTAATTAAAAGTTTTCCTGGTCTCTTCCCCGTAATTATAAAATTCAACCATTTTTTTTACCCATTCATCACCTGACAAATAACGCGCACCATTTGGTAAATTGTGTGAGTAAGCGATATTTCGCCACACATCTAGTTCCGTGAATTCTTCCGCAATATCTATTTGGTTCCACTGGACCTCGTAGACAAAATCGACTGTACTTTGTTTCTCTTTCACTTCACCTGTTTTCAGTGTTTCCTTAATTTCTGTTTCTAATTCAAAAGTTAACTCAATATTGGTAGCCGCAGTGGGATTGTTTGCAGATGGATCCTTTTTCCACCCACTAGCAGTCATAATATATGGTTTGACTTTCTTTTTTTGAATAGACTTCAGCTCCACAGTGCTGGCGAATTGTTTTTCACTCCCAAAAGATTGTTTAGTACCAACATTTTTCGGCATTTTTTCATCTACTAAATGACCTAACTTTTGAGGTGTGTCTCCAAAATCCACAGTCTTTAATTCTTTAGGCGATAGGATCTCATCCATACGTCTCTGGATATCATCCGTTGCATCTTGCATCACATATTCTTCTGCATCTTTCATCACCTTAACCTGATCAGCTTTATCCACTTGATTAAAAACAATCCGAGCTACATAAAATACTCCGCCGACCATCAACGAAATAAATATAATTAATCCGAGAACGGTAATTAATGCAAATCCTGATTCGTTTCTACCATCTACCATCTCCCGGAACATCTCCTTTCGCCTTGTCATCATCACGATAATACATAACAGATTTTCTTGAATAGACCGTATTAGTCAATTTAGAAAGTTTATCAAACTCCCAAGTCCCTGATTCTGCTTCATAATACTCAGAAAAGTTAATATCATCTTTGTAAAATAAAACCATTACCGTTGTTTGAATCGAAAATGTATCACGATAATTAGGGGTTTTATATTGCGTGTTGGTTACTTCATTTTCATTTTTTTGTTGTAGTATTTTAATTTTGATCTTGGGATTCTTAATTTGGTAAGTCGTTTTAGTTTTGTTTAATGTGTCATTTATATTTGTTATAGCAATTTTATTCGTGCCTTGCTCCTCATCTTTCATCGCCAACCATTCCCCCGTCGCTGCATCTTCAGCTAAAGGTTTAATAATATGGGCTTTATGCCAATCCACACCTGTAAATTTCCCCAAATAACCGGCATCTTTATAAATGTTTTTAATTTTACTAATACTCTCCATTTGAGCAAACATGTTATTAGCAGCCTGCTGTATTTGAACTTTTTCACCTTGAATATCCGTTGTTTTTACAGTGGTGAAAAAAATACCTGATATTAATATTGACATGACTCCCAAAAGAACAGTGACCCCTATCAACTCTATTAAGGACACTCCAC from Vagococcus coleopterorum includes:
- a CDS encoding type II secretion system protein, coding for MTNVLVLKEENKMSRLLKDERGMTLVELLATVVILAIIAAIGVTAIGQVIQNSKEDAGVANVQQAMNAGKLYQSTNSTNDMKSFALKDVIDGGYLEVPTTTWNKPEAVLFEIDGDGVVKITVPEKSLKAGSKDSKALTKYSNDQILSLDRKILFGTKTTP
- a CDS encoding pilus assembly FimT family protein; this encodes MIVEENESCSIKKLIADETGLTLMELLGTLVVLTIIAGIGVTTIGKVIQHNKEDVGISNVQQAMNAALIFQTITKVRDTDKNQSSFTLKEVIEAGYLEVPITTWERPDKVYFIWRKNGSLLMTDEVGKQLKAGMKRSLPFEKLSTNQIYKLSREQLWGP
- a CDS encoding type IV pilus twitching motility protein PilT, producing MDRKDSYLESEFDLELESSLDLNFNNLYEIADEINGNLQGKSIAETVIKQIEDPKATLDEWLALTVSKEVSDLHLVEGIEPIFRLNGELVPIQGTPVLYSEMITKMARLVCNDEQWATFLADGEIDLAYELKGAARFRINIFRQKDTTSIAFRRIPIKIPNLTSLGMPDILKDLIHKSQGLFLVTGPTGSGKSTTLAAMLDYLNDTKNTHILTLEDPIEYVHNHKKSIISQREIGRDTDSFGNALRAALRQDPDVILVGEMRDFETISIALTAAETGHLVLGTLHTSSAPATIERIVDVFPAIQQPQVRSQLAGALLGVLSQRLLPTPDGNGRIAATEMLVNNKGIAHIIRSGKTHQISNMIQMGKNEGMHTMQAKIIQLISAGRVDSDVAESYLEEGSEL
- a CDS encoding MucBP domain-containing protein, which gives rise to MKIKLLSKVLVLACFLGVGTLTFAKFYNGESGSRAAPSSYDWEKFNKKDGLDLSSYKEVNVNTPVKLEGDFWGPQDRNYYLFFGKTTMKSFFLKDKGDFETKGVMYAPLGNKKKLPLLGGNIIGVSKSGKSKIAVFNYTYDQGQTPNGGLTASYDIGELLKENGPVAASNKLGGSGTATEQDTYIVKQYVKKNDIVAYGWAERTDKSWMPIRIHYYYNENNNNKISMDLSFGNESKKDKYFVNTYSSHMDVGGAHKASKMYSNGEDGIYFNQKKTPVDKLDAQVLFYMGKKNYGDKNGPTMRKLGNLGSRVNGIGHWDGIHNAMRALYGKALSVEEPLANWDKTDQKGYNYPLNHPVFVLGWDPIFVKQGEIGEMTLDILVKEQFYERKLQVDYIDTKGRTLAPSKNLVLNDTDYYDEKPLDLGNPDYHYFRVAENSDPVSGKMDGDKHVIFVYAKEIGEVEVHYEDVNGKKIADDLIVEDEVGEPYHVKPIEIDGFEYIKTVGNPSGVMSRTVQEVTFVYRSNTYFMHLRQVILSADNTISLPNSGRLVAWNTKDQSTSDVASKTNLSINSGVGDVSYSDVEVTKKTGYNFLLTKPTVPSLYQYVGSVVTKSNVPHDPASKNPDIPTLLLTDGTEYWVTLYLEPTSNTSVYLNVVNDRLNVYYSNVSEFTVYIDGKKYKKYKVANTATVESQEIDVPIDDMRNKISVKYKTPDGKTAISYWSDRWDFVEDDA
- the pilM gene encoding type IV pilus biogenesis protein PilM, translated to MFGKKSEVIGIDIQKNVIRYCMYKKGYWLYGEKLGKGSFFKENGLKNKEELSDLLDEIFSEVKVKNPQLVIATLNSKLLIRQIPLQDMTSEEEIREFLFFELGQSISLPFEDPIFDLLVLERPKVAKSKRVKKRKLGLSKADGLRDDVKVKTMKRNRFAVNGKVPIIITSEPLLIELGDTFQKVGGNLVGVDFSALAYTQIFKKRINWGQTFVLVEIDSGEATITIFEKMAPVYVQNEAYNRGNWRYREEKGQVIPEYRSEGIALKKLGETLKNLIAYFENDISVGSTVERIYLVGGHPRLKTDVLEIMEMTNVIPTSVLEEPSVAEDLNIVPYRFLLAASLALKEVH
- a CDS encoding type II secretion system F family protein, translating into MALYTYEGLKPTGEIVKGNVRGNSLAEARQKVRDSKIRIRTIIEQEETLVNKEIKLFNKVSMKIVSPYLRQMSTLINAGITVLDASIMLEKQVKHKLFHQILEEIRKDLENGETLSACYRKHPNAFPPLLVSVISVAEVSGSLESSLAQLSNYFEKSQENKSNMITAMIYPFMMFIAAIGVAVFLMVKIVPMFVALFESFDAELPAITKITMAMSDFLTTKGIYIAILIAVAIMGFTLAKKEPKFVLKLDTLKLRLPVFGDFIAKSNFAMLMTTLSTLLSSSVPMGNALKMSKDAVSNTCIRELITQCEMEVENGGKLSHVFTDNPVVPLTLSQMVEIGERTGSLDDMLYRLSIIFEKEVDENSKRIKTILEPIVMVVIACIVGFIVAAIMLPMFAMYTTIQG
- a CDS encoding prepilin peptidase, producing MNVVQNNISLIFIFSYIFILGMCLGSFFMVVGYRIPKKETLMGKSHCEKCDQELSLWHVFPVVSYLFLKGKCHKCTSEIGVFNPILEVLIGVLFVSSAFFLKLTPETLVSFTLICLLFTVSISDAYYRIIPNKVLLSFFIMAIVERAIIPQNDFWWYPLAGFIAGFLPLFLLGLSKEDSIGGGDIKLFAVVGIFIGPIGVLISLFVSSVIAIIGYIIIFIFKGKKQKTIPFGPSIAIGSYLVYLFTSGQIATLIQLFN